In the genome of candidate division WOR-3 bacterium, the window TAAGAGACAGGACAAGTAGTGTCCAAAGTGTTAGTAGTTTGAGATTCTGTAAAATTAGTAGGTCGCACCTGCTAATGCTGCTAATGTCAGCAAATGATAAATGTTTCAAAAGTTCAAGGTTAAATGATAATAAGCCGGTCGGACCTGCTTAATGCCAGTGATGAATCTCAAATGCAGACAAATGGTAATTTGTTCAAAAGTTTAAGGTTAAACACTCAATTTCTTTCCCCGCATGAGAAAGAATAAAGGGGGAAACTTTCGGAATCACCCTAATCTAACCTCACCCGTCAAAAAGAGAGGAATTGAGGATAAGGTTTCTTCCATCAATGGCAATGGGTTAAATTAAAACCTCACTTCAACTCTATCAGGTCAGACCTGTTTTATATATGAAATTCTACAATGTCTTTATCTTTTAAGATATGGGTGCGTTCGACACGCTGGCCATGATATTTGTCTCCATCCCAAAGCCGAGCAAATTTCAGATTTTTGGCAAAATCTTTGTGTAAAGTTTTACCAGCATCTAATATTGTGCTACCACTTTTGATTATGACTGGCTCAGTTAAATCAGGTGGTTTTCCCGGCGGTTTGGTATATACGCGAATTATATCAAGACTTTTAAAAATTTTTGCCTTTAAGTCTTCTAATCCTTCATAGGTCTTTGTTGACACCGGCACAATTGGTAAATCACATATCATCTCTTTAATAATTTCGATGCCTAAAAGGGCATTAGGTTCGTCAGTCTTATTAGCAACAACAATCATTGGCTTAGTAGATATTGGCGAATCTGAACTTGGGATAATGTTGGTATCCTTTAGTCGTTTGATGCAGATTTCTGTAGATTCGACCAAATCATCCGCAACTGCATCAATGACAAATACCGTGGAATCGGCGCTTCGAAGAATATGAAAATACCACGGTGGGCTGTCTTCGGTTAAAGGTGGACAATCAATTAATTGGATCTGAATGTCTTCATAAATCATCATGCCCGCAATTGGTGTTGTCGTCGTAAAAGGATAAGGTGCGATCTCAGTAGAGGCATTAGTTAATATCTTTACAATTGAAGATTTTCCCACATTGGGCGCACCAAAAACCGCCACCTGACCTGCACCTTGTTTTTCAATATGATACCAAACTGCCCGACGAGTTTGCGATTTCTGATTTTGTTCTTTTCTTAATTTAGATAACCGGGATTTTATTTCAGCCTGAAGTTTTTCTGTGCCTTTATGTTTAGGAATTAGTGCCAGCATTTCTTGAAGATAAACAATTTTCTCTTCGGTGGTTTTAGCATTACGGAATCGTTTTTCGGCTTCAAGGTATTGTGGCGTTAAATTTGCTGGCATATAATATATATACACTGATTATATAAGTTGTCAAGATAGATATATAAAATTGCCAATAGTTAATGAACCTTAAAAGATAATAGCTTCCCTGTGCACTTTGGGCTCTGGGGCAAAAAACTTTTTAGAGTTCATTCTTTTCTAACTTGACAAATACATTTTTATTGATATATATTGAGAAGTGAAGATTATTGCTGGAACTCTTAAAGGCAAACGGCTTATATATCCTAAGGGAATCTTACGACCGACAACTGACAAGATTCGTGGTGCAATCTTTAATATCATTGAAGCCAATTTTCCTGATATTATAGACCAAGCGAAGATGTGTGACATTTTTGCTGGTACTGGAGCAGTTGGAATTGAAGCACTTTCTCGGGGAGCGACATTTGTTACATTCATTGAAAGCAATCGAAAAATTGTCAGTTATTTAAGAAAGAACCTAACCGGATTAGAAGATAAATCTCAAGTTATTGTCGGAGATGCTTTGCAGATATTACCGAAATTAAAAATGGAAAAGTTTAATCTTATTTTTTTAGACCCACCATATGATGTCGGATTAGTCGAGCCAATCATCAAAAAGATAATTAAATATGAATTATTAGACAAGAAAGGCATTATTATTATTGAGCATTCAAAAAAGGAAGAATTTGCGATACCAGAAGGCATTGATTTATTTAAAAGAAAAAATTATAATGATACGGTAATATCAATTTTAAGGAGCAGTTATGAAAAAAGCAGTCTTTCCAGGTAGTTTTGACCCAATTACTAATGGTCATATTGATGTGGTCAAACGGGCATTGAAAATTTTTGACAAAATAATTATTGCAGTGGCAAAACGCGAAGAGAAATCGCCGATTTTCACAATGTCAGAACGCGAACAACTGATAAAGAAAGTCCTCGGAAAGATGTCTCGCGTAGAAATAAAATCATTCGACGGTCTGTTAGTAGATTTTGTTAGAAAAGAGAAAGCCTGTGCAATCATCCGAGGCTTAAGGACAATTTCCGATTTTGATTATGAATTTCAGATGGCCTTAACAAACCGCAAAATCGCGCCAGAAATCGAAACTATTTTCTTTTTAGCCTCTGAACAATATGCTTATTTATCGGCAACTTTAATTAAGGAAATTGGCCGTATGGGTGGAAACCTGAAAGATTTTGTGCCTAAACCAGTTATCCTCGCATTGGAGAAAAGACTAAAAGAAAAAAGACTGAAATTTTAATATCTTTT includes:
- a CDS encoding 50S ribosome-binding GTPase; amino-acid sequence: MPANLTPQYLEAEKRFRNAKTTEEKIVYLQEMLALIPKHKGTEKLQAEIKSRLSKLRKEQNQKSQTRRAVWYHIEKQGAGQVAVFGAPNVGKSSIVKILTNASTEIAPYPFTTTTPIAGMMIYEDIQIQLIDCPPLTEDSPPWYFHILRSADSTVFVIDAVADDLVESTEICIKRLKDTNIIPSSDSPISTKPMIVVANKTDEPNALLGIEIIKEMICDLPIVPVSTKTYEGLEDLKAKIFKSLDIIRVYTKPPGKPPDLTEPVIIKSGSTILDAGKTLHKDFAKNLKFARLWDGDKYHGQRVERTHILKDKDIVEFHI
- the rsmD gene encoding 16S rRNA (guanine(966)-N(2))-methyltransferase RsmD produces the protein MKIIAGTLKGKRLIYPKGILRPTTDKIRGAIFNIIEANFPDIIDQAKMCDIFAGTGAVGIEALSRGATFVTFIESNRKIVSYLRKNLTGLEDKSQVIVGDALQILPKLKMEKFNLIFLDPPYDVGLVEPIIKKIIKYELLDKKGIIIIEHSKKEEFAIPEGIDLFKRKNYNDTVISILRSSYEKSSLSR
- the coaD gene encoding pantetheine-phosphate adenylyltransferase, with the protein product MKKAVFPGSFDPITNGHIDVVKRALKIFDKIIIAVAKREEKSPIFTMSEREQLIKKVLGKMSRVEIKSFDGLLVDFVRKEKACAIIRGLRTISDFDYEFQMALTNRKIAPEIETIFFLASEQYAYLSATLIKEIGRMGGNLKDFVPKPVILALEKRLKEKRLKF